The genomic region GGAAGttactttgtttgtgtgtgagcatgtctgtgtgtgtaggagttcttccaggtgtgtgtttatagtttattttaGGGGGCGGGGGGggtatttgattatttgtgtgtgtgtgtttttcagctgttcgcacacaggtgtgtgtggttgtgtagtTTTCGGGAggtaaagtatttatttttgtacctGTAGAGTCGAACACAGCGCCCTCactaacagaaacacagacagtgtAGGGACGAACGTTGGTCTATTTTTCTGGGGTAGTGTGAGCTTTGAAATGTGAGAGACGGACGAGCTCGAGGTCTCTGCACCATGtcacaaaacacagagagagggaaagagagagagagagagagagattaaacCGCGCCACACAAAGATAAACGTCAACATTCAAactggtttcttcttcttcatctggtTTCATTGATCCTGAAGTCCTCCGAGGGAATCCGCCGGTGTTCCTGTGACATGTCGAGAGACGTCGTGCTCGTGTTTCCTTTAAACTCTCGTTGGACTCAGTCGCCAATAATCACTTACCGCCATCTTTAAAATCGGCAAACTCAATCTGAGACCATGATGCCAAGGTTTggattcaaatttaaaaaaaaatgttctgatcttttataaaaaaataaaaacgtgcagtacaaaaaaaatcagattctCTCCAATCAgactttgatttttgatttccCTTCCTGAAACCCCCTCGCTGTGAACGTCTTAAGGTCTTTCTCACACAGACTGAACTGTGCTTATCGCTGTGTTGTCGTGATATTTTCAGGTTAGTGTGTCAGTGCTCAGGTGGGACactctgaccaatcaggtgCCAGGTTATTTATGAACTTAAtctcgcagcagcagcagcagcatccgaAGAGAAGTGGAACTGGGCCCGTTGATTGGTCAGACCCCCCCGCAGCACACCTGCCTGTAGTTAGTATTTGCTTTCTGTATTAGTTTAGCTGCAGTTTGCACGAAGAGGAGCACTGcacgaagaagaaaaataaactgtGCATCTATTCTGATTTTACCACCAATAAAGTTTGGATCTGAAATGCTGACTTGATTtccttctgttgtgtttgtgtgtcggaAACCAACCGCTCTCTGTTGTTAAATCACTTTATTAAATAAACTCTGATCATATAAAAGTACAAATCTGAAATGAATGGATTGAAAATGTTTGTGCTTCAGTAATCCCCCTTTCATTTAGGAGACCTGTCCTTCGTGTGAGTCATGTGAGTCCAGCTGCAGGGTACGCTGAGCCCTCTATTTCGTTTGAGTCCTGGGAGTCCAGCTGCAGGGTACACCCCGCCCTCTACTTCGTTTGAGTCCTGTAAGTCCAGCCGCAGGGTACACTGAGCCTTCTTTATGTCTAGGTCAAGTGTTGAAGCTcttctgtgattggttgatggtCCCAATTTGTGTCCGACCAAAAGTCTGGGTTCTCCTGGTACCACTTCACTGTGAGACCAAACGCAGGGATAAAACATGTTAGGGCAAacatactctgtgtgtgtgtgtgtgtgtgtgtgtgtgtgtgtgagagagagagtatgtgtgtgtgtgtgtgtgtgtgtgtacctgtgtgtctgATTCCCTCAGTCCAGGGGATTTGTGCTCTCCATCCCAGCTGCTGTAGTTTCTCACAGGTAATCGGGTACCTGAGCTCAACTCTCGGCCTGAAGAGGTCATAGGTCAAGGTCAGATATATAATTAGAGGGAATTCTCACCTGTTCATAAACTCAGGTCCTCTTCTTACCTGTCAGGTACAAACTCTAGCCAGTCGTTCACCTGAGAGTCTGGAACATTcttcacctgaacacacacaaacacacactaattgAATACACCTGTCACCTGTGCATGTTCTATTTATAGAATGACATCATGTGAGCTCACCATCTTTATGAGCTCTCTGCCCAGGAGCAGGATGGGTATCTCGCTGCTGGTGCCTACGTTGTAGATTTCTCCCACAATCCCTTTCTCCAGCACCAGCAGGAAAGCCTTGATGACGTCGTCGACAAACAGGAAGTGGCGAGATTTAGGGAGCGTTCCCTGAATGGTGCTGAGGGTAAGTGAGACAGAGAATAAAACAATGGTACGGTGTAACAGTCTGACAGTGTAACAGTCTGACAGTGTGACAGCGTGACCGTCGTACCATTTCTTGTTTTGCTGTAAGAGAGAGATGAACCTCGGGATGACCTGCAGAAACAAAGGAGGATTTAGACCATCATGAATACAATGATTGATATCTGACAGTGATGTTGAatcttctgttttctctttagttcatattcatatttttaagttttaaaaatgtaaaagttacCTTCTCAGTGAACTGTCGAGGGCCATAGATGTTGTTACTCCGGGTGATGATGATGGGAAACTAATGGAATAGAAACACACCAAAGATAAAATCCATCCTCCACATACTGATTGTACACATGTGCCTGTCTgtgcctgtgcgtgtgtgtgtctgtttgtgtaccTTGTTTTTCTCCCAGTAGGACAGCACCTGgatctctgcagcagctttgGTAGCAGAGTATGGATTGTCCGGTCTCAGAGGACTCGTCTCATCAAACACCTGCAGACAGAGAACAAATGTAAACTCCCAGAATCCTTCAGTGCATCTTGATTGAAAGAGCGTTTTTACCTCTCCACAGGCAGCTCCGTACACCTCGTCTGTGCTGACGTAGATGAAGCGTTGCAGCGGGTGTTGGGCGTGATGAGCGGCCG from Notolabrus celidotus isolate fNotCel1 chromosome 24, fNotCel1.pri, whole genome shotgun sequence harbors:
- the LOC117808074 gene encoding dTDP-D-glucose 4,6-dehydratase-like; translated protein: MDFNRTVLVTGGSGFIGSHLVCSLVCKHPDWRIINLDNLDYCCSRWSLQSVESRKNYTFIKGDVCNSRLVSHIFNTQNIDVVFHLAAKSHVESSFESPLSFQRVNVEGTRVLLSAAHHAQHPLQRFIYVSTDEVYGAACGEVFDETSPLRPDNPYSATKAAAEIQVLSYWEKNKFPIIITRSNNIYGPRQFTEKVIPRFISLLQQNKKCTIQGTLPKSRHFLFVDDVIKAFLLVLEKGIVGEIYNVGTSSEIPILLLGRELIKMVKNVPDSQVNDWLEFVPDRPRVELRYPITCEKLQQLGWRAQIPWTEGIRHTVKWYQENPDFWSDTNWDHQPITEELQHLT